In a genomic window of Lycium ferocissimum isolate CSIRO_LF1 chromosome 9, AGI_CSIRO_Lferr_CH_V1, whole genome shotgun sequence:
- the LOC132030835 gene encoding calmodulin-like protein 3 produces MLTLLTILFLAILFIIGLVTTLFNFPTNKLQSWIQSISLKSPPLQEKTIITSSIAMEEKTIITSSSSSIAMDEEKVKSSNNYNKVELKSIFATFDKNNDGYITKQELKLSLKNIGILMEDKDIVDMVEKVDSNKDGLIDLDEFYELCHTFLGIEAMNEGEMNQEEVDKRERDLKEAFDVFDHDKDGLISEEELSKILSSLGMKEGMKLDYCKEMIKKVDVDGDGMVNFDEFKKMMKACGTLVPFS; encoded by the coding sequence atgtTGACATTATTAACCATTCTTTTCTTAGCAATTCTCTTCATTATTGGCCTTGTAACAACCCTTTTCAATTTCCCAACCAACAAGTTACAATCTTGGATTCAATCAATTTCTTTAAAATCTCCACCTCTCCAAGAGAAGACCATAATAACATCCTCAATAGCCATGGAAGAGAAGACCATAATAACATCCTCATCATCCTCAATAGCCATGGATGAAGAGAAGGTGAAAAGCTCTAACAATTACAACAAGGTTGAACTAAAGAGTATTTTTGCAACTTTTGACAAGAACAATGATGGTTACATAACAAAGCAAGAATTGAAGCTATCTCTCAAGAATATTGGTATTTTGATGGAGGACAaagatattgttgatatggtcGAGAAAGTTGATTCCAACAAAGATGGTTTAATTGATCTTGATGAGTTCTATGAACTTTGTCATACTTTCTTGGGAATAGAGGCAATGAATGAAGGAGAAATGAATCAAGAAGAAGTAgataaaagagagagagatctTAAGGAAgcttttgatgtgtttgatcATGATAAAGATGGATTAATATCAGAAGAAGAGTTGAGTAAGATTCTTTCATCTTTAGGGATGAAAGAGGGCATGAAATTGGATTATTGTAAGGAGATGATAAAGAAAGTTGATGTGGATGGAGATGGAATGGTGAATTTTGATGAGTTCAAGAAGATGATGAAAGCTTGTGGAACTCTTGTTCCATTTTCTTAA